DNA sequence from the Terriglobales bacterium genome:
TTTTTCGAAGCCGCTTATCTTTCTAATCATCGCGTTGGCGATCATGGGAGCGTATCTCGCGTTCACCATCCCCGTCGCCGTTTTCCCGGAAGTGAACTTTCCCCGCATCATTATCGGCATCGACAACGGCGTGATGCCCATCGATCAGATGATGGTCACGATCACACGCCCCGTCGAGGATGCGGTGAACAGCGTTCCCGGATTGCAGCGGGTAGACTCCATAACCAGTCGTGGCTCTGCCGAAATCGATCTGTTCTTCAACTGGAACGTTGACATGGTGCAGACGTTACAGTTGGTGAACTCTGCGGTGGCGCAGGTGCAAACCTCGCTGCCGAATACGGCGAAGTTCGATACTCACCGTCTCACCTTCGCCAGTTTTCCCATTCTGGGCTACAGCCTGACCTCCGATACCGTTCCGCAAACACAGCTCTGGGAGTTAGCGACTTACGAGCTTAAGCCGCAGATTAATCGGCTTGATGGTGTGGCAACGGTTGTTGTCCAGGGGGGACAGGAGCCGGAATACTTAATCACACCTGATCCTTCCAAGCTCTTGAGCGCCTCAGTTACGGTGCCGGACATTACGAACGCTGTCGCGAAGACCAACCTTGTCGATTCGCCCGGCCTGATCGAGGACAATCACCAGCTCGTGTTGGGGCTGATCAACGGCCAGGTTCGTAGCCCCGAGGAGCTCGGCCAAATCGTTGTGAAGACCAACCCGGCCGGGATTCCGATTCACATTGGCGATGTCGCTAAAGTCACCCACGGCACAAAGCCCAAGTACACGGTGGTGACGGCGAACGGCAAGCCAGCGGTGCTCCTCTCCATCAACCGTCAGCCCGACAGCAATACCGTGGTAGTAGCGGACGAAGTAAACGCCAAGGTGGCGGAGCTCAAGAAGACGTTGCCGCCGGGCATCAAGCTCACTCCCTACTACGATCAATCAGGACTGGTGCGGGATTCCATCAGCAGCGTGCGCGACGCGATCCTGATCGGCCTCGTGCTGGCGTCGATTGTCATCATCATTTTTCTGCGAGACTGGGGCAGCTCAGCCGTCGCCGGGATGGTAATTCCGATCACGATCGTAATTACCTTCATCGTCCTGAAGGCCATTGGAGAGAGCTTCAACCTGATGACCCTCGGTGGTCTTGCTGCCGCCGTCGGTTTGGTCATCGACGATGCCATTGTTGTCATCGAGAACATCGTCCTGCATCGCGACCTCGGCCAGGGAAGAGCTCAGGCAATCTACAGCGCGTTAAAAGAAGTTACGGCACCGCTGATTGGATCGACTGTTACTCCGATCGTCGTGTTTCTTCCGCTGATCGCCATCCACGGCGTATACGGCACATTCTTCCGAGCTCTGGCAGTCACGATGGGAGTGTCGCTCTTCACTTCGCTGGCGCTGGCGCTCACATGGACGCCGAACCTGAGCCAATACTTTGTAAAACGGAAATCTGAGCACAAAACCGACGAAGCGGCGGCTGCGGAGTGGACCGATCGTGAGCGCCTCGAACACATGATTGAGGCCGAAGAGGCCTCATATGGCAAACGCTTTCATGCCGTGGTTAATTTCTACGAGCGTTGGTTACGCCGCGCGCTGGAGCGTCCCTTGTTGCTCGCTGGCCTAAGCGTAGTCCTGATCGTTGTTGCGTACTTCTGCTTTAGAACTCTTGGATCGGACCTGCTGCCGGCGATGGACGAAGGCGGTTTTATCGTCGACTACATCATGCCGCCGGGAAGCTCGCTCGCCGAGACTAATCGCGTCGTGAACCACGTGGAGCAGATCATCCGCGCCGACAAGGATGTGCAAAGCACCTCGCGGCGTACCGGCTTGCAACTTGGATTGGCGGCGGTGACGGAAGCGAATACCGGCGACATCTCGGTGAAGCTGAAGGCGAAGCACGAACGCTCTTCTGACGAGGTGATTGCGGATCTTCGCGTCAAGATTAAACAGGAGGAGCCGCAACTGGATACGGAGTTCCCGCAGCTCCTGCAGGACATGATCGGAGATCTCACCAGCGCGCCGGAGCCGGTGGTGATCAAGTTATTTAACAACGACGCCGCTCTGTTGGCGAAGACCGGGCCGCAGGTTGCCGATGCAATCTCCAAAATCAAAGGCGTCGTCGACGTTAAGGACGGTGTTGAGAACACGACCAGCGGCCCGGCACTGAATTACCAGATCAATCCTGCGGTCACGGCCCGCGCCGGCTTTACGCCGGACGAAGTCGCTGTCGATGCTGCTGCCATTCTCGAAGGCGAGCCCGCCACGACCCCCGTGGTTGTGAACAATCGCGCCTACACTGTGCGGGTCCGGTTCCCGGACGCTAATCGAACGAATATCGAAGCGATGAAGAATACGCTGCTCGCAAGCTCCGCCGGTCGCACCGCAACGCTCGGTTCATTGGCAACGGTCACGCAAATTCCCGGGCAGACGGAAATTCGCCGTGAGAACTTGCAACGCGATTTGGAAGTTACCGCTCGATTTGAGGGAATCGATCTGGGAACCGGTATTAGTAAAGTGCAAGCCGAAATCGCCAAGCTGCACCTTCCATCGTCGATTCGCATAGAGTACGGCGGGCTCTACGCTGAGCAGCAGCAGACCTTCCACGACTTCGTCTTTGTTTTCGCGATGGCATTCGCCTTCGTTTTTGCTGTTTTGCTGTTCGAGTTTCGCAGCTTCTCCGCTCCAACCGCCATCCTCGCTTCCGCGCTGCTCTCAACCGCCGGAGTCTTCCTTGCGCTGTTGATCACCGGCACGACATTTAGCGTTTCCGCGTTCATGGGACTGATCATGGTGATCGGTATCGTAGCCAAGAACGGAATCCTGCTGCTCGATGCCGAGCACGAATTTCGCCGCGCCGGGTTTGCCCCCGAAGATGCCATGATGCGCGCAGGCCGGCGACGCTTGCGTCCAATCGCAATGACTGCTATCGCTGCTATTGCGGGCATGCTGCCCCTCGCCTTCGCTCTCGGCGCCGGATCAGAAATGCTTCAGCCGCTCGCTATCGCTGTAATCGGCGGCATCCTTATCTCAATGGTGCTCTCACTCCTGGTTACGCCCGCCGTATATTTCTATCTGAATCGTCGCAGCGGTTAACGCATATTAATTTCACATTTAGCTTAGATACTTTTAGTCCAAGCTATACTCGCCCGACATGGCGCGTTAGGCAAGGACTCGGGTCTGAGCAACCACTCATGGAGTGCTGAGTCCTTGCTTTCTTTAAACGCCTGAAGATGGGATGAACACCAAATGAGACCTTCGGCAGTCGCACTGGAAACAGCGCCTACAGCGAGTACGTCTCAACGGCAAACGCTACTAAGCCGGATAAGCAAATACTGTGTCTACGTTTTTGAGAAGGCTGTTCCAGATCCCTTTGTATTTGCCGTGATTCTCACCTTTTTGTCTGCTGCGATGGCTTACGCGTTGACTGCAACACGTTCGCCACTCGTGATCGCCGTTGGTTGGTACAACGGCGTATTCAACATTCTGACATTCGGATTTCAAATGGTGTTGATGCTTGTAACAGGATCGGCTTTGGCGAATTCGCCCGCCGTGCATCGCATGTTGTTGAAGATCGCTTCAGTCGCGAAGACGCCTCGCGACGCAGTCTCACTTACGATTTTAATTGGAATGGTAGCTTCCTGGACGAACTGGGGATTCGGCCTGATTATTTCTGCCCTTTTGGCTCGCGAGCTTGCCAAGAGAGTGCGGATGGACTTCGGCTGGCTCGTGGCTGCCGCCTACACGGGCTTTGTTGTTTCAACGGAGGGATTATCAGGATCAATAGCACTGTCCCAGGCCACCCCTGGATCGATTCTCAACATCGCCGAGAAGACGGTTGGACACGGCTTGCCGCTCCGAGAGACCGTATTTGCGGCCTTCAATCTCATACCTATAGCTGCATTATTAATACTACTTCCTGTCATTTTTCGTTTCACGGAACCTGCCGAGGAGAACTCAGTCATCGCCGATCCAGACCGCCTTCGTCTTGAAGACGAGCCAAAGCGTCCCGCCGAGTCTGGCCGCAGTTTGGGGCGGTGGCTCGACCATGCTTGGATACTCAATGTATTGCTCATTGCGGGCGGAGTATTTGGCTTGATTGGACACTGGAAACAGGTTGGTTTCTCAATTGACCTTAACTCAGTGATCTTGATTTTCCTACTGCTTGGTTTGCTATTCCACTGGAGGCCCCTGCAGTACGTGGAGGCTATCAAGAAAGCCGCTCGAGTTACTGGACCACTAATTCTGCAATATCCACTATACGGCGGCATCATGGGTATCATGACTGCGACGGGTCTTGCAGTTGTTATTTCGAAGGCATTTATTAGCTTCTCCACGGCCAGGACATTGCCATTTTGGACTTACCTCTCTTCTATCTTCATCACTTGGTTCATTCCAAGCGGAGGGGGGCACTGGGCGGTTCAAGGTCCCTTTGTTTTGCCAGCGGCGCGTGACCTGCACGCATCTTTGGCAGGCACAACAATGGCTGTAGCTATGGGGGAATCTGTTGGAAACATGCTGCAGCCCTTCTTCGCGCTTCCCATTCTTGCAATTGCCGGCATTGGAATGCGCCGCATGATGGGTTATATGGTTGTCACTTTTGTCGTTGCGTTCATGATTTTTGGGGCATCGCTCTTGCTGCTTGTTCCACGATAGGCACGAGTCGGCGTTGGTTTTACAGTTGTGACAAATGGAGCGTGGTCAATGAAAAGATTAATCGTTCGTGTGAGCTGCCTGTTAATGATGCTTTTGTCGATCCAAGCATTCTCCCAAGAACCGCTCAAACTCGTTCAGACCATTCCGATGCCAAATGTTCAAGGTCGCATCGATCACATGGGCTTTGATGTTAAAGGTCATCGGCTTTTCGTCGCGGCATTGATCAACAACACGCTGGAAGTCGTCGATGTCTCTCAAGGAAAGAAGCTTGAGAGTATCTCAGGATTCAGCAAGCCACAGGGGGTGTATTACGTACCCCGACTTAAGAAGGTTTTTGTTGCGAATGGAAATGATGGAACCTGCAAGGTGTTGGCTGGAAATCCGTTTGGAATTGTTGCTTCTGTCCCTTTGTCGTTAGGCGCCGATCAGATGGACTTTGACCGCAACGCTAGCCGATTGTACGTGGGACATGGTGGAAAAGACGCCGGTAAGGACTACGGTGAGATCGCCTTGATTGACCCTGCGTCTGACAAGCAGGTGGGGACCATCAAGACCGCTGTTCACCCGGGAGGTTTCGCTATTGAAAACGGCCGCGGGAGAATGTTCGTTACTCTTCCAGAAAACAATGAAACTATCGTCATTGACCGCAAGACTCAGCAAGTGACTGGGTCTTGGCCCCTCCCATCGGACACACAGCAACCCGTCGCTTTGGCCTTAGATGAGGCTAACCATCGGCTTTTGGTCGGTACACGCAAGCCGCCACGA
Encoded proteins:
- a CDS encoding efflux RND transporter permease subunit, whose protein sequence is MATKITPIDEVQRAPAPLLDYWFSRFSKPLIFLIIALAIMGAYLAFTIPVAVFPEVNFPRIIIGIDNGVMPIDQMMVTITRPVEDAVNSVPGLQRVDSITSRGSAEIDLFFNWNVDMVQTLQLVNSAVAQVQTSLPNTAKFDTHRLTFASFPILGYSLTSDTVPQTQLWELATYELKPQINRLDGVATVVVQGGQEPEYLITPDPSKLLSASVTVPDITNAVAKTNLVDSPGLIEDNHQLVLGLINGQVRSPEELGQIVVKTNPAGIPIHIGDVAKVTHGTKPKYTVVTANGKPAVLLSINRQPDSNTVVVADEVNAKVAELKKTLPPGIKLTPYYDQSGLVRDSISSVRDAILIGLVLASIVIIIFLRDWGSSAVAGMVIPITIVITFIVLKAIGESFNLMTLGGLAAAVGLVIDDAIVVIENIVLHRDLGQGRAQAIYSALKEVTAPLIGSTVTPIVVFLPLIAIHGVYGTFFRALAVTMGVSLFTSLALALTWTPNLSQYFVKRKSEHKTDEAAAAEWTDRERLEHMIEAEEASYGKRFHAVVNFYERWLRRALERPLLLAGLSVVLIVVAYFCFRTLGSDLLPAMDEGGFIVDYIMPPGSSLAETNRVVNHVEQIIRADKDVQSTSRRTGLQLGLAAVTEANTGDISVKLKAKHERSSDEVIADLRVKIKQEEPQLDTEFPQLLQDMIGDLTSAPEPVVIKLFNNDAALLAKTGPQVADAISKIKGVVDVKDGVENTTSGPALNYQINPAVTARAGFTPDEVAVDAAAILEGEPATTPVVVNNRAYTVRVRFPDANRTNIEAMKNTLLASSAGRTATLGSLATVTQIPGQTEIRRENLQRDLEVTARFEGIDLGTGISKVQAEIAKLHLPSSIRIEYGGLYAEQQQTFHDFVFVFAMAFAFVFAVLLFEFRSFSAPTAILASALLSTAGVFLALLITGTTFSVSAFMGLIMVIGIVAKNGILLLDAEHEFRRAGFAPEDAMMRAGRRRLRPIAMTAIAAIAGMLPLAFALGAGSEMLQPLAIAVIGGILISMVLSLLVTPAVYFYLNRRSG
- a CDS encoding YncE family protein; the encoded protein is MKRLIVRVSCLLMMLLSIQAFSQEPLKLVQTIPMPNVQGRIDHMGFDVKGHRLFVAALINNTLEVVDVSQGKKLESISGFSKPQGVYYVPRLKKVFVANGNDGTCKVLAGNPFGIVASVPLSLGADQMDFDRNASRLYVGHGGKDAGKDYGEIALIDPASDKQVGTIKTAVHPGGFAIENGRGRMFVTLPENNETIVIDRKTQQVTGSWPLPSDTQQPVALALDEANHRLLVGTRKPPRVVVYDTDNGKIVAEMETVGVLDGLYLNPKHKQIYASGGEGFLVVYQQKDPDHYEQTARIATSYLARTSLFVPELDRLYVALPKNDQSDAEIRVYQPQ
- a CDS encoding TIGR00366 family protein, coding for MRPSAVALETAPTASTSQRQTLLSRISKYCVYVFEKAVPDPFVFAVILTFLSAAMAYALTATRSPLVIAVGWYNGVFNILTFGFQMVLMLVTGSALANSPAVHRMLLKIASVAKTPRDAVSLTILIGMVASWTNWGFGLIISALLARELAKRVRMDFGWLVAAAYTGFVVSTEGLSGSIALSQATPGSILNIAEKTVGHGLPLRETVFAAFNLIPIAALLILLPVIFRFTEPAEENSVIADPDRLRLEDEPKRPAESGRSLGRWLDHAWILNVLLIAGGVFGLIGHWKQVGFSIDLNSVILIFLLLGLLFHWRPLQYVEAIKKAARVTGPLILQYPLYGGIMGIMTATGLAVVISKAFISFSTARTLPFWTYLSSIFITWFIPSGGGHWAVQGPFVLPAARDLHASLAGTTMAVAMGESVGNMLQPFFALPILAIAGIGMRRMMGYMVVTFVVAFMIFGASLLLLVPR